TACAGACAGAAGCTGGGCATAGTTAAAATTCATGGCTCCGTAGACCAGAGATCAACTCGTTGAGGAGACTCTTAGTGAGAAACATTGCAGATCATAGTCTGGGAACACAACGCAGGCATTTTTGTTGTCACAGCTGGCATTGTGTTAGTGCTTGTAGCCTATTGAAAATGACCCAATGGGCCACTGTCAGCTCTCCGGCGTggccaaataaaacaaaatgtaagaGATTTAATTGATCCGTGCCCATTAATTGTCAGTATGGAAAATGAACCAGTGGGCCGCAGCCGCTGACCATGCTAGCGCTAACTCCAAATCAGCGCACCGATCCAAGATGGTGGCGGTGTTAACGCATGCCGAGAGCTGAAAGCGAATCAGTTGGTTTATCTGTGATGGTCTTTCTTTAAATCACAATAACTCCATTTTGAAAAAACGGACCCACGTGACTGGTTTTGTCGTGGAGAATCAAACTTATGTCAACTGCAAGGGCACTTGGATAGTGCAGACCCCTGCCAAGGCCAAACCCTGTGTAGCGTATCATGCTACGTTAGCGAAAGTGAAGCTAAATTCATGGAGCCATCATGGGCTTAATGGGTTTGTCCTTGCCCCACACAAGACCCTTCCGCCAGGTTTTATGGTGATTGGGCTGGTTGTTTTTGTGATAGACAGAAAAACAGCACTGAAAACATATCATCCTTGGCAGAGATAATTAAAGCTTTAGGTTCTGCGAGATTCCTTTGCTTTAGTTaactgttatatatatataccgtgTTGTGGCGCTCTGTCAGTAACACCTCGTTGATGGTCTAAAACCATTTTGAATGTTTAGAATACTATATCACCCCCTTAAGCCTCCTTATCCAGATCAGGTGAGCCTTTTCTTAGGCCACATGAATGGGCTATTAAACTGAGTAGCCTCTTGGCTTAGAATTCAGTAAGTAATAAGGGTTTGATGAGTGGGATGAGATTAGGCAGTTTAGTTGGATCCGAGACACGTTGGCTTTAATTAATGAGGTGAGGAGGTTTTGCTGTCTCCAGTGGAATCTAACGTGTGATGGTAAGATTAATGTTGAAATTGATATAAGGAAGTTAGAGATAATTACTTTTATTAATTTGAATTTATTTGTTCCTAAATAGGTGTTAAATGACATATGCTATATAATAAGAAAAGGTTGTTAGCACTAAACCTTCTTGTAGTGGATATATCCTACGCCAGCAGCAGGATCCCTTGACATATGAATATAAACAATCCactacacatttgtgtgtgtgtgtgtgtgtgtgtgtgtgtgtgtgtgtgtgtgtgtgtgtgtgtgtgtgtgtgtgtgtgtgtgtgtgtgtgtgtgtgtgcgtgtgcgtgtgcgtgtgtgtgtgtgtgtgtgtgtggttgggtcaTGTCTCCTATAGCTGCACTATGGCTATGTTTGAGGTGGGGGCTTTGAGCCAAATAGTTGTGatatgaatggtgtgtgtgtgtgtgtgtgtgtgtgtgtgtctgtgtgtgtgtgtgtgtgtgtgtgtgtgtatgtgtgtgtgtgtgtgtgtgtgtgtgtgtgtgtgtgtgtgaccatatgGTGTGTATGCTCTGGGCTGGTGCTGCCCCTTGAGCTTGACAGGAGCAGctgttgtatatgtgtgtgtgtgtgtgtgtgtgtgtgtgtgtgtgtgtgtgtctgtgtgtgtgtgtgtgtgtgtgtgtgtgtgtgtgtgtgtagactggtgTATTGGCTGGACATTGCGATGTTTGGCACATTTATTCTTAGACTGGATTGGAGGAGATGTGGGATGAGACATACAGCTATAGTTTAAAATACCACTCATTgcctgcagacagacacatgcacattccctcccccatcaacacacacacacacacacacatacacacacacacatacacatttacacacacacacacacacacacaaacacacacagagaaatacacaaaacacacagtatAGTGAATATAAGAAATAATAATGATCTATATAGACCTTTCACTGCACCCGTCCCGGAGATATGCCATCACACTAGAGAGCACCATTACAGCCATGCATGTGTGGCCTTCCATCGCATGGGATATGAAGTGCTACGTGTACAGATGCCAACAAGCACAAGTCTCTGGGGTTCATTAATCTAACAAAACTTGACAATCACCCTCAACAGAGACTGTTATGTgcatgcagaacacacacacacacatacacacacacatacacacacacacacacacacacacacacacacacacacacactctctctctctctctctctctctctcacacacacacacacacacacacacacacacaatcttctcACACTCCTCATTTCCAATGAtttatcctccctccctcactgcctcacacacacacacacacacacacacacacacacacacacacacacacacacacacacacacacacacacacacacacacacacacacacacacacacacacacatacatacagacacacacacacacagacacatacacaccaccagtAACAACTTAACAGGTTAAatgcacagacaagcacaccTCTATTGAATGTTAAAAAACTGTCATCATTCTTATCCAATACAACTTTAAATACTGCACACAACAGAATATCCACCCACTCACACTCTCCACTGCACATACGTACCAAatcaacatgcacatacaccacattcatatgcacacataGATACCTTCAAGgaaatacattctctctctctctctctctctctctctctctctctcacacacacacacacacacacacacacacttagcagcAGCGATTCTGCAGTTGTAATGCATGTTAGATGAGGAAGAGAAACTGATGAGGTGTTGTTATTGCAGGGCAGTGCAGCACTTCTCCAAGCtggagagggatgtgtgtgtgtgtgtgtgtgtgtgtggggggggggggggggggggggggggtcagctcACTGATCAGTACAGTATCTGATGTGCTGCAGTTGGTATCCTTCCTCTATTGCCaatgtggctttgtgtgtgtgtattatgtgccCCATgggagtttatgtgtgtgtaatgtgtctcATTTTATGACAGGGTATAAGTATATGTGTGGTTCTAtgtgaatggcagtgtgtgtgtgtgtgtgtgtgtgtgtgtgtgtgtgtgtgtgtgtgtgtgtgtgtgtgtgtgtgtgtgtgtgtgtgtgtgtgtctttttttgtatgtgtaagcgcatgaacacacatgtgtatgtttatacctttgtgtgtgtgaatgtgtgtgtgtgtgtgtgtgtgtgtgtgtgtgtgtgtgtgtgtgtgtgtgtgtgtgtgtgtgtgtgtgtgtgtgtgtgtgtgtgtgtgtgtgtgtgtgtgtgtgtgtgtgtgtgtgcgtgtgtgtgcgtgtgtgtgtgtgtgtgtgtgtgtgtgcgtggcctgtgcatgcatgtctgcagGTCTATAGCAGGAGTTGGTTTGTGTGAGAACTCCAACTCATTTGCATGACATATGTCATCTATTCTAATTATACACACAGAGGAGATGTAACCCCCATACAGGACTGCACACCGCATTACTTCACATCAAATACAATGCAGCTGTGCAagacagatatgtgtgtgtgtgtgtgtgagtgtgtgtgtgtgtgtgtgtgtgtgtgtgtgtgtgtgtgtgtgtgtgtgtgtgtgtgtgtgtggtgtgtacagtCTCAGAACTTATGTGGTGCTATactttttgtatgtgtttatgtgtgtgtgtgtgtgtgtgtgtgtgtgtgtgtgtgtgtgtgtgtgtgtgtgtgtgtgtgtgtgtgtgtgtgtgtgtgtgtgtgtgtgtgtgtgtgtgtgtgtgttaattgatGTGTATGCGTaactgtgtgtgcatctctctctctctctgtgtgttttcatgtgtgtccAAAGTAAACTCTATGACTTTCAATCGTATTCCAGTCATCCTAGTGAAGTAATTTACTCATTTTAGCACGGTACTCTACATGATgtaatggtctgtgtgtgtgtgtgtgtgtgtgtgtgtgtgtgtgtgtgtgtgtgtgtgtgtgtgtgtgtgtgtgtgtgtgtgtgtgtttgtgtgtgtgtgtgtgtgtgtgcgtgtgtgtagacctGGATAAGACCACAAAGAAGAGACCTCCTTTGTTTTACTTCCAGACACAGTGAGAGGCAGTGCAGCGTACACAACCCCATCTgctcaccatacacacacacacacacacacacacacacacacacacacatgcatgcttccacacaaacatccacacaaacacatgtatacatgcaaacagattgatatgctcttttgttctttgtctcacatgcacaaacatgcatgcatgcgcatgcacacacacaggcacacaaacacacacacacacacacacacacacacacacacacacacaggttatgtGAAGATTAGTAgtatgtctgtaatatttcaagTGTGTGACACACTTTCATCTCTCAGCTGTGGTCGTTTTtgggacagtttttttttccttttttgtcttccattctctcactctttctccctttttctacctcactctctctctttctctctttctttacctccctctatctctacctctctctctttctctctctgtctctctctttttctctacctctctctctatgtccttTTCTGATCATGAACTATGCCACATTTCATGttttccatttctttttcaCATGATCCAATCCAACCAATCAGTCTCTGACTGCAGTCATGATTGACATCTACATTCACATCCCTATATGAGCAGGATGTGAATGCGTCATGTAAACgtctaaaaaaatatttttatctCAGCCAAACCCTTTACTTGTTCTTCTGATCAGTCAGCTGTGAAATGTTTTTAGTTTATTTCATTGTCAGGCTTCattaaatgtatttgtgtggatGTCACTCTTTAAATGATTTTAATTTGTGTCAACTTATCCTTAAGGGACTgaagagcgctctctctctctccctctctctctctctctctcacacacacgcacacacccacccacccacacacacatacacacacacacactgtctgacaACAGTTGTTAGTTTTAGCACTTTTTTTCCCTGTCAGTCTCCCAGTGAGCATGGTAATTCCCTCTGTCtaaatctctctatctctcaccattcttctttctctctctcctttctcacaTCCTTTACTTTCATCCCCCTTTCTATTCTTCTATCTGttgtcctctttctttcttccctctatctatttatctctccTACCCCGttattctgttctctctctctccctctctctctctctctccatcttttacacccctcctcttccctccctccttccctccctcctggaCTTACTGTACATTATCCATTGCCTCAGTATGTGGTTGCTGTGGCAACAGTCCGGAGTGGGAGGGTGTGGGGGAGGTGCAGCTAATTTAAAGACACATCACAGTCCCCTGCATAGCCATGGCGATGCAGACCACCcctcacgcccccccccccccccccccactagtGCAGGGCTACCCCGCAATGACGTACGCTAGCTTGTATCCTTCCCCcactacacaccttcccagcaCAGCCCTGAatctgcgtgagtgtgtgtgcgtgagtgtgtgtgcgtgtgtgtgtgtgtgtgtgtgtgcgtgcgtgtgtgtgtgtgtgtgtgtgtgtgtgtgtgtgtgtgcgtgcgtgtgtgtgtgtgaggggagagctGCTTGCGGTGGGTCCTGCACCAACACAAGGATGCTGTTTACAGCCCAGCAACCAGGAAGACAAGTGCAGGGGGATGTGGGTATGTCAATGCAGTGGGACGAGGGGCGCGCGTCCCTCTATGTGGGAGGTAGTCGAgggctgtcaaacacacacacacacacacacacacacacacacacacacacacacacacacacacatggaggttGTCAGCAGCCACGTCATAAACCCTTGACACATTCTCTTCATACACCCTGGGATGACCTTGGTGGTGTGGATGAGGTATGGGGGAGTGCTGTTCACAGGACAGGagttacacgcacacacacaacacacatgcacacacacacaacaccacacacacgcacgcacgcacgcacgcacgcacgcacgcacgcacgcacgcacgcactcacgcacgcacgcacgcacgcacgcacgcacgcacacacacacacacacacacacacacacacacacacacacacacacacacacacacacgacacaggagggagagagagcagtgctcTGATTTACTGTATTTGGCTGGTCTCCATCTACAACGCAACATACCTCAGACATCAGACTCATCACACATGCAAGAACATCTCCACACATCCAATCAGAGGACTCACAGGGCTGAGGATTCTGCAGTTACTTGGTGACAGCGACTTATACAGTATTAAAGAATAGTAATCTCCAGTCTCCTGCAGATCGATGTGAGATGACCTGCATAATGCCACTGATTCTGCTCATCTAGAACTGAATCTGGAAATGTGCTAGTGGTGGTATCAGATTTCTAAAATGTTGCTGTAAATGATTTGACatttgaaaggtgtgtgtgtgtgtgtgtgtgtgtgtgtgtgtgtgtgtgtgtgtgtgtgtgtgtgtttctggttgtTTGTGCATTTTGTTTGTCTTATTGCATTTACGTgccagttgtgttgtgcagtctGCCTTGTTGGCCACATCGAAACCCTTTTTTTGTACATGACGTGAAACACTGAATGAAAATATTGGAcggaaaaacacacagacgtTCAAGCTTGAACCCTGACACTCCCACACTTACACTGAGATGCTCTGCCAACATCGCAAatccttcattttttttattacgaAAGCATAATGACTCCCACTCTCCATTCCTCTCGTTCACACCAAATAACTGTGacattgagaaagagagggcttgaaggttgacacacacacacacacacacgcatatacagacagacagacacacatacacacacacacacacacacacacacacatgaagcagaGCGCTTGAAGGTTGATGTGATGGAGTAAGTTGGGGCAGTGGCACCTCCTCCAGTTGCACCTGGCCCCCTCGTGCCTGGACTGCCTCACGTGAGCCTGCTATCTGGAGCGAAACATCTCCATCCCTTAGCCACACTGCTCAAGCAGCCAAGaggctctttcacacacacgcagacacacatacacacacacacacacacacatggactcacACACTGGCAGATGCACAGAATCATGCATAAAcatgcatttacatttacattatacaCATGTagtcaaacacatgcatacacacatgcatgcacatacacacaccataatgcatgcactctctctctctctctttcacacacacacacacacacacacacacacacacacacacacacacacacgtgcatactgtatatccccctatgcacatgtacacacacacacacacacacacacacacacacacatacatgtccaTGCATCCGTGCACATACTGATGCTTACATGTTTATGTGTTCAGTTTTGACTGAACCAGGTGTCTTTCATGCACTAGTAAGCCCATAGCCACATTTGTGACAGTGATGACCGTGGCTAATTGCTCTTTATGAAATTTGATTTATTGACAAATGTTCACACCTTCAGgtccacacaccccccacacagagagagagtgagagagagagagagagatagtgagagagagagtgtgtgagagagagagtgacatatGTTTGCCATATCTCTGCATTCTGTACGTGAACCTTGTGTTCTGCTTTGGCTATGTAAAAAATATTTACCATGCCAGCTGAGCTCACATGAGTTGAAAAgaattgaaatgtgtgtgtgtgtgtatttgtgagagagagacattattattattattattattattattattattattattattattaataataataataataatagttgtttttgttttatgtcaATGTTTACTTAATTTTCCTCTTCTGTTAAACAGATTTGTCCTTCTATTTGTGTATGTAATTGAGCTTTCACAATAATGTTGCTGTGATGTTCATGCCAATGAAGCTGTCTTGAAttaaatggagagagaagaagataaAGTGGAGAAAGAAGATGACCACCACTGTCAGCAGAATTctgacgagagggagagagagggagcgagagagagggagagagagagagagaggagggagagagagagatccattcAGATATCAGTTACACGGAGATAAACAGACATCCTATTGCATACGGAGCGCCGTGCCAGAGTACATTTCCCATGACGCCGCGGCTCGCGCGGAGAGAAGATGGGTGGTGATGGGAGCCGCAGCGAGCGCTTACTCTGTCAGCTTTGGGAGAGCGGGTGAAGGCCACGGGTCACAGCTCCCTGCCCGCGGCTGCTGTCATTCCTCTTCAAAAGTGTCAGGCGCGGGGAAGgggtgggaaaaaaagagaagcgaAGGAAAACACACGTTTGTTTGTGAATCACGCTCCTCGTCATCTGCACCTGTGCCCCCCCGATCTCCCTGGAGACTACTCTTTCATgttttctctacctctcccacacacacattcagacacactttctcttcatctttctctctttttatctatGTTTTGTAACGTGTCAGTCGTCATTAACATTCTAATTCGCTGGTTCTGTGGATTCCTTTGCATTCTCTTTTGTTCCTTAGCGTTTTGTCTACCCCTCCCTTCCTTTATCTGTTGTGCTGTCTTCCTATTGCCCTCTGTCTCTCGTGTTTCATCTTTTGCTTTTCTTATCATTCCCTTACTTTCTGTCGCTCTTGTGTCTCACTTTCCTTTgcttttcttccctctttcttctcactcctttccactctccctctctccctcgctctccctctctctttctctttctctctccctcgctctccctctctctctctctctctctctctttctctctctttctcttcagaaTCCTGCTGACAGTGGTGGTCATCTTCCGTATCCTGATCGTAGGCATAGTGGGGGAGAAGGTGTATGAGGACGAGCAGATGATGTTCATATGTAACACGCTGCAGCCCGGCTGCAACCAGGCCTGCTACGACAAGGCCTTCCCCATCTCGCACATCCGCTACTGGGTCTTCCAGATCATTCTGGTGTGCACGCCCAGCCTGTGCTTCATCACCTACTCGGTGCACCAGGCGGCCAAGCAGCGCGACCGCGCCTACACCCACCTCCACGGGCCGTACATCGACCACGGGCACGCGCCAGGCCGCAGCAAGCTGCAGCGCATTAACGGCATCCTGGTGCACTCGGGCGAGAAGGACGACCACGAGGAGGGCAAGGACCTGCCCAACGCGCCGCGCGGCATGGGGGGGGGCGGCGCCGGCAAGGGCGGCATCAAGGTGCGGCGGCTGGAGGGCGTGTCGCGCTTCTACGTCATCCAGGTGGTGTTCCGGAACGTTCTGGAGATCGGCTTCCTGGCGGGCCAGTACTTCCTGTACGGCTTCAACGTGCCGGCCATGTTCGAGTGCGACCGCTACCCGTGCGTGAAGGAGGTGGAGTGCTACGTGTCGCGCCCGACGGAGAAGACGGTCTTCCTGGTGTTCATGTTCGCCGTGAGCGGCATCTGCGTGGTGCTCAACCTGGCCGAGCTCAACCACCTGGGCTGGCGCAAGGTCAAGACGGCCATCAGGGGAGCGCAGGCCCGCCGCAAGTCCATCTGCGAGATACGCAAGAAGGACATGTCGCACATGTCGCAGGTGCCCAACCTGGGCCGAA
This sequence is a window from Sardina pilchardus chromosome 10, fSarPil1.1, whole genome shotgun sequence. Protein-coding genes within it:
- the gjd1a gene encoding gap junction protein delta 1a codes for the protein MGEWTILERLLEAAVQQHSTMIGRILLTVVVIFRILIVGIVGEKVYEDEQMMFICNTLQPGCNQACYDKAFPISHIRYWVFQIILVCTPSLCFITYSVHQAAKQRDRAYTHLHGPYIDHGHAPGRSKLQRINGILVHSGEKDDHEEGKDLPNAPRGMGGGGAGKGGIKVRRLEGVSRFYVIQVVFRNVLEIGFLAGQYFLYGFNVPAMFECDRYPCVKEVECYVSRPTEKTVFLVFMFAVSGICVVLNLAELNHLGWRKVKTAIRGAQARRKSICEIRKKDMSHMSQVPNLGRTQSSESAYV